In the Permianibacter fluminis genome, GGCGGTGGCAAGAAGCCGTGGAAACAGAAAGGCACCGGTCGTGCCCGCGCTGGTTCCATTCGCTCGCCGCTGTGGCGTGGTGGTGGTAAGACTTTCGCAGCCCGTCCGCAAGACTGGACGCAGAAAGTGAACAAGAAAATGTACCGCGGCGCGATCTGCGCGATTCTGTCGGAACTGGTACGCCAGGGCCGTCTGATCGTCGTCGACAGCTTCGCCGTTGACGCCCCGAAAACCAAGCTGTTGGCTGACAAGCTGAACGGCATGGACGCGGCTGATGCGCTGATCGTCACCGATAACGTCGATGAAAACCTGTACCTCGCGGCGCGCAACCTGCACACCGTCGATGTGGTCGACCCGAACGCGGTCAACCCGGTCAGCTTGCTCACCTTCGCGAAGGTGATCATGACTGTCGGTGCGGTCAAGCAGTTCGAGGAGATGCTGGCATGAACCAGGAACGTCTGATGCGGGTGCTGCTGGCACCGCACG is a window encoding:
- the rplD gene encoding 50S ribosomal protein L4; protein product: MQLTLTGGNGGTINVSEVAFGREFNEALVHQVVTAYLAGGRAGTVQQKTRAEVSGGGKKPWKQKGTGRARAGSIRSPLWRGGGKTFAARPQDWTQKVNKKMYRGAICAILSELVRQGRLIVVDSFAVDAPKTKLLADKLNGMDAADALIVTDNVDENLYLAARNLHTVDVVDPNAVNPVSLLTFAKVIMTVGAVKQFEEMLA